One genomic region from Onychostoma macrolepis isolate SWU-2019 chromosome 23, ASM1243209v1, whole genome shotgun sequence encodes:
- the casp9 gene encoding caspase-9, with product MDPKHRQILQRNRLNLVTVLQHVKDICDGLLSKGVFTQDTIEEIRSKTTSRDQARQLVIDLERRGSQAFPAFLECLRETGQPDLAELLQCGDGARLPPPVPVQPSPIPLPVQNPKYTEKPDRPDFTPSRLEPLRPVRLPVPNPLNPSSETQVVVPTRKRIDSIQSYKMDASPCGICLIINNVDFDPECDLKDRKGSDIDCDKMEKRFKALNFEVIAKRNLKYKRIRHEMASLAKRDHSAYDCCVVIILSHGTEANHNRFPGAVHGVDGPAVPVQLITNYLNGQNCPSLQGKPKLFFIQACGGGEKDTGFEVSPDEVEPSMGGIDDQMDAIPISSSSDSLSTSDELDARATLPTPSDILVSYSTFPGYVSWRDTQAGSWYVENLDRVLEENAAMHDLVTMLMMVNDAVSQISAKGLYKQMPGSFNFLRKHLYFQSSQS from the exons ATGGACCCCAAACACAGACAGATACTTCAGCGGAACAGGCTTAATCTAGTCACGGTATTACAACATGTGAAAGACATCTGCGATGGACTTTTGTCAAAGGGGGTCTTCACCCAGGACACGATCGAAGAAATACGG AGCAAGACAACATCACGTGACCAAGCCAGGCAACTGGTGATAGACTTAGAGAGGAGAGGGAGTCAGGCTTTCCCAGCCTTCCTGGAGTGTCTGCGAGAAACTGGCCAACCTGACCTCGCAGAGCTCCTTCAGTGTGGTGACGGTGCTCGTCTGCCTCCTCCTGTCCCTGTACAGCCTTCGCCGATCCCTCTGCCAGTAC AAAAtccaaaatatacagaaaaaccAGACAGACCTGATTTTACTCCATCACGGTTAGAACCACTGAGACCAGTACGACTACCTGTGCCCAATCCTCTTAACCCAT CTTCTGAAACTCAAGTGGTGGTACCAACCAGAAAGAGAATAGACAGTATACAG AGCTATAAGATGGATGCTAGTCCATGTGGGATCTGCCTGATTATAAACAATGTGGATTTTGACCCAGAATGTGATCTAAAAGATAGAAAGGGGTCTGACATTGACTGCGACAAGATGGAGAAAAGATTTAAAGCTCTCAACTTTGAGGTTATTGCAAAAAGGAACTTGAAGTACAAA CGCATAAGACACGAGATGGCATCTTTAGCAAAGAGGGATCATTCTGCGTATGACTGCTGTGTGGTGATCATCCTGTCACATGGTACTGAG GCAAACCACAATCGTTTTCCCGGAGCAGTTCATGGTGTTGACGGACCAGCTGTACCAGTTCAGTTAATCACAAACTACCTCAATGGCCAGAACTGTCCTTCTCTGCAGGGAAAGCCCAAACTGTTCTTCATCCAGGCCTGTGGAGGAG GTGAGAAGGACACAGGTTTTGAGGTTTCTCCAGATGAGGTGGAGCCCTCTATGGGTGGGATAGATGACCAGATGGACGCTATTCCCATATCCTCCAGCAGTGACTCTCTCAGCACGTCTGATGAACTTGATGCTCGGGCCACTTTGCCCACACCCAGCGATATCCTGGTGTCCTACTCAACCTTTCCAG GCTACGTCTCCTGGAGGGACACGCAGGCCGGATCCTGGTATGTGGAGAATCTTGATCGTGTGCTTGAGGAGAATGCGGCCATGCATGATCTGGTGACCATGCTAATGATG GTTAATGATGCAGTCTCCCAGATATCTGCCAAAGGCCTGTATAAACAAATGCCCGGATCTTTCAACTTCCTCcgaaaacatctctattttcAATCTTCACAGTCATGA
- the nol9 gene encoding polynucleotide 5'-hydroxyl-kinase NOL9, giving the protein MTMKVHKVSSRSQNSTKRHGKNKWRKKIHRLDSSLLNTSPGTAKLEQQITKREKPPLKRLKKLYTKPIPENSCAEERKEKATSVTFAHVHTNGGTELEDSSSSVDSQEWSEYANSVLKNGMESSTSPKTDQMEEGGLQFHAHFDCTHNRAVLVMKQSQVLCFRGKCLLTCLYGHVEVLGFTIEEGQQPYPLFSPPSHCPLTITALGNNPPSGKNKKEGLLEAKAIVRKYFSSEPSKKLMSEVDSDSCVILLEPLDTSLTRFLTSFSELSEIFGLNSKELKSQAAIYNPVLSAVGVTALRGPCAQGLVASRSYREAISSLVSAWAGEFDRCPIILTCGGKSSGKSTFNRHLINSLLNHTASVEYLECDLGQTEFTPPGCLSLNTVTEPLLGPPFTHLRDPEHMVYYGQADCQADIDRYLESLKSLWRHVSGESPVIINTMGWIRGHGFQILVDLIRLFSVTHVVQLSFGNAPQCQLLTPDFLRTARGWQTHPPTPPTLTEEPASHPSIRSHVFLNVQSEFEGAGTSGEMQHQRSNELRDLALLSYFSKLQSPEPGPIRPLHCFIPYQVPHSAVAIGVTHCEVAPNNIFYAANASIVGLCCVSEKVMGRGGPVVLSQTPICQCVGLGVLRGVDMARGLYFLLTPVSPSVLRHVNCLLLGEITLPKILLTKQHGVEGDLPYVTTDYSFEVQGAGKLHIYKGLARPGFIKSNN; this is encoded by the exons ATGACAATGAAAGTCCACAAGGTTTCTTCTCGGTCGCAAAACTCCACTAAACGCCATGGCAAGAATAAATGGCGCAAAAAGATACACCGACTGGACTCATCGCTCCTAAATACAAGTCCTGGGACTGCAAAGTTGGAGCAACAGATAACCAAAAGGGAGAAACCGCCATTAAAACGGTTGAAGAAGTTGTACACGAAGCCTATccctgaaaacagttgtgctgaggAGAGAAAGGAAAAGGCCACTTCTGTGACTTTTGCTCATGTCCATACAAATGGAGGCACAGAACTGGAGGACAGCAGCAGTTCAGTGGACTCTCAAGAATGGAGTGAATATGCCAATAGTGTTCTTAAGAATGGCATGGAGAGTTCAACCTCACCTAAAACAGATCAGATGGAGGAGGGCGGTCTTCAATTCCATGCCCACTTTGACTGTACCCACAACCGTGCTGTTTTAGTCATGAAACAAAGCCAG GTCTTGTGTTTCCGTGGGAAGTGCCTGCTCACTTGCCTCTATGGTCACGTAGAGGTGCTGGGCTTCACCATCGAGGAGGGCCAACAGCCTTACCCCCTGTTCTCACCACCGTCTCACTGCCCTCTCACCATCACGGCCTTAGGAAACAACCCCCCTTCCGGCAAGAACAAGAAAGAGGGGCTGCTGGAAGCAAAAGCCATTGTTCGCAAATATTTCTCTTCAG aaCCAAGTAAAAAGCTCATGAGTGAGGTGGACTCTGACTCCTGCGTGATACTTCTGGAGCCTCTGGACACGTCGCTCACCCGCTTCCTTACCAGCTTCTCAGAGCTCTCAGAGATCTTTGGCCTCAACTCC AAGGAGCTGAAGTCTCAGGCTGCCATATATAACCCTGTTCTGTCAGCTGTGGGTGTAACAGCTCTGCGTGGACCTTGTGCACAGGGTCTGGTGGCATCACGTAGCTACAGAGAAGCTATAAGCAGTTTGGTCAGTGCCTGGGCAG GGGAGTTTGACCGCTGTCCCATAATTCTTACGTGTGGGGGGAAGTCCTCTGGCAAATCCACCTTCAATCGACACCTTATTAACAGCCTGCTCAATCA tactGCAAGCGTAGAGTATTTGGAGTGTGATCTAGGCCAGACTGAGTTCACCCCTCCCGGATGTCTTTCCTTGAACACAGTTACTGAACCACTGCTGG GGCCTCCTTTCACACACCTGCGTGACCCAGAGCACATGGTATATTATGGTCAGGCAGATTGTCAGGCTGACATCGATCGGTATCTGGAGTCTCTCAAATCCCTCTGGCGCCATGTCAGTGGAGAAAGTCCGGTCATCATCAATACTATGGGCTGGATCAGAG GCCATGGCTTTCAGATACTGGTCGACCTCATTCGGCTGTTTTCTGTTACGCATGTGGTACAGCTGAGTTTTGGAAATGCGCCACAGTGTCAACTTCTTACCCCAGACTTCCTCAGAACTGCCCGCGGCTGGCAGACACACCCTCCAACGCCGCCCACCTTGACAGAGGAGCCAGCCAGCCACCCCTCCATTCGATCTCATGTATTTCTTAATGTCCAATCAGAATTTGAAGGTGCTGGGACATCTGGAGAAAT GCAACATCAGCGCAGTAATGAGCTACGAGACCTGGCTCTGCTCAGCTACTTCAGTAAGCTGCAGTCCCCAGAACCTGGCCCCATCCGCCCGCTCCACTGCTTCATACCCTAccag GTCCCACACTCAGCAGTGGCTATAGGTGTAACACACTGTGAGGTTGCACCCAACAACATCTTCTATGCGGCCAATGCCAGTATAGTGGGATTATGCTGTGTCAGTGAAAAGGTTATGGGCAGAGGAGGTCCTGTTGTACTCTCACAAACTCCAATTTGTCAATGCGTGGGCCTAG GTGTTCTGAGAGGGGTAGACATGGCACGTGGTTTGTATTTTCTGCTTACTCCAGTGTCCCCCTCTGTCCTGAGGCATGTGAACTGTCTCCTGCTGGGAGAGATCACTCTGCCTAAAATATTGCTCACCAAGCAG CATGGAGTTGAAGGAGATTTACCTTACGTTACCACAGACTACAGTTTTGAAGTCCAAGGGGCAGGAAAGCTTCACATCTACAAGGGATTGGCAAGGCCTGGTTTTATAAAGTCAAATAACTAA
- the zbtb48 gene encoding telomere zinc finger-associated protein isoform X2 encodes MEILAEGTSHAQRVLSLLNQQRGHGHFCDAMLSTASGQVHLAHRNVLACFSHLFQDPSSKMSCMKIDLPLECPDDGLELLLNFFYTGELQLDNSNLEKIQNAASGLSVPDSFIPCQSLPGVENLQSPVSSEDDKDKPLFPLTSADAQPDHTPKGKTRSWQRMKNKPVGSEVTASDDDPPASTSTTTTRSGRRVKGPNRLVGESPMATVMRQGAGRRKPSSLEDKEQETSATEYGDHLKHQDMSETEVDGSVDNQNDNDVDNDDDDDSDRGDSMDILIEGTDEEYVPHDSPCSTSKTPRGKRKRHEKSTNKENGEGTSKDRKKGSVQCPTCHKTFLSKYYLKVHNRRHTGEKPFECAKCGKCYYRKENLLEHEARNCLIRAEVVFSCSKCTMTFKKRHELRLHTVTHTGEMPNKCTSCPEQFMQKKDLRIHMIKVHGAPKPHACPLCPKCFLSRTELRLHEAAKHRGEKLFVCEECGHRASSRNGLQMHIKAIHRNERPFVCEFCNHAFTQKANLNMHLRTHTGEKPFQCHLCGKTFRTQASLDKHHRTHTGERPYSCEFCEQRFTEKGPLLRHIASKHQEGRPHFCHICNKTFKGTFAPTLTDPQPCGELQPQTETLA; translated from the exons ATGGAGATACTTGCTGAAGGGACTTCTCACGCTCAGCGGGTGCTGTCCTTGCTCAACCAACAGAGGGGTCACGGCCACTTCTGTGATGCCATGTTGAGCACAGCGAGTGGACAGGTGCATCTGGCCCATCGCAATGTTCTGGCCTGCTTCAGCCACTTGTTCCAAGACCCCAGTTCGAAGATGTCATGTATGAAGATCGACCTGCCATTAGAGTGCCCTGATGATGGACTAGAGCTACTGCTTAACTTTTTTTACACTGGTGAACTCCAGTTAGACAACAGCAATTTAGagaagattcagaatgcagctagCGGACTATCAGTGCCGGATTCTTTTATACCTTGCCAGAGTTTGCCAGGTGTAGAGAATTTACAATCACCTGTCTCGAGTGAAGATGATAAAGACAAACCACTGTTCCCTCTCACATCTGCAGACGCTCAGCCTGATCACACCCCGAAAGGAAAGACTAGATCTTGGCAGAGGATGAAAAATAAGCCCGTAGGTTCAGAGGTCACAGCTAGCGACGATGACCCTCCTGCCTCGACGTCTACTACCACCACACGTTCTGGAAGGCGTGTAAAAGGGCCCAATCGACTAGTCGGGGAAAGTCCCATGGCTACTGTGATGAGGCAGGGAGCAGGAAGAAGAAAACCATCATCTCTAGAAGACAAAGAGCAGGAGACTTCTGCCACTGAGTACGGAGATCACCTCAAACATCAAGACATGAGTGAGACTGAG GTGGATGGATCTGTTGATAACCAAAATGACAATGATGTCGACAATGACGATGATGATGACAGTGACAGAGGTGACAGTATGGATATTCTTATTGAAGGAACTGATGAAGAGTATGTGCCTCATGATTCACCTTGCTCGACCTCAAAGACTCCACGGGGAAAGCGCAAACGACATGAAAAAAGTACCAATAAAGAGAATGGGGAAGGAACGtctaaagacagaaagaaaggcTCTGTCCAATGTCCAACATGTCATAAAACATTCCTCAGCAAGTACTACCTGAAAGTACACAACAG GAGACATACAGGAGAGAAGCCCTTTGAATGTGCTAAATGTGGGAAGTGCTATTATAGGAAGGAGAACCTGCTGGAGCATGAAGCCAGAAATTGTCTTATCAGAGCAGAAGTG GTGTTTTCGTGTTCAAAATGTACCATGACCTTTAAAAAGCGACATGAGTTGCGTCTTCACACGGTCACACACACAGGAGAGATGCCCAATAAG TGCACGTCATGCCCTGAGCAGTTCATGCAGAAGAAAGACCTCAGGATCCACATGATTAAAGTTCACGGAGCTCCCAAACCACATGCT TGTCCGCTGTGTCCCAAGTGTTTCCTGTCCCGCACTGAGCTACGTCTACACGAGGCAGCCAAGCATCGTGGTGAGaaactgtttgtgtgtgaggaGTGTGGCCATCGGGCCTCCAGCCGCAACGGCCTGCAAATGCACATCAAAGCCATTCACAG AAATGAGCGTCCTTTTGTGTGCGAGTTCTGCAATCATGCTTTTACCCAGAAAGCCAATCTCAACATGCACCTTCGAAcacatactggagagaaacctttccAGTGCCACCTCTGCGGCAAGACATTTCGGACACAAG CGAGTCTGGACAAACACCACCGCACGCATACAGGAGAACGGCCATATAGTTGTGAGTTTTGTGAGCAGCGCTTTACTGAGAAAGGCCCTCTCTTACGCCACATAGCCAGCAAACACCAAGAAGGTCGACCACACTTTTGCCACATCTGCAACAAAACCTTTAAAG GCACATTTGCGCCGACACTTACAGATCCACAACCGTGTGGAGAACTACAACCCCAGACAGAGACGCTTGCGTAA
- the zbtb48 gene encoding telomere zinc finger-associated protein isoform X1: MEILAEGTSHAQRVLSLLNQQRGHGHFCDAMLSTASGQVHLAHRNVLACFSHLFQDPSSKMSCMKIDLPLECPDDGLELLLNFFYTGELQLDNSNLEKIQNAASGLSVPDSFIPCQSLPGVENLQSPVSSEDDKDKPLFPLTSADAQPDHTPKGKTRSWQRMKNKPVGSEVTASDDDPPASTSTTTTRSGRRVKGPNRLVGESPMATVMRQGAGRRKPSSLEDKEQETSATEYGDHLKHQDMSETEVDGSVDNQNDNDVDNDDDDDSDRGDSMDILIEGTDEEYVPHDSPCSTSKTPRGKRKRHEKSTNKENGEGTSKDRKKGSVQCPTCHKTFLSKYYLKVHNRRHTGEKPFECAKCGKCYYRKENLLEHEARNCLIRAEVVFSCSKCTMTFKKRHELRLHTVTHTGEMPNKCTSCPEQFMQKKDLRIHMIKVHGAPKPHACPLCPKCFLSRTELRLHEAAKHRGEKLFVCEECGHRASSRNGLQMHIKAIHRNERPFVCEFCNHAFTQKANLNMHLRTHTGEKPFQCHLCGKTFRTQASLDKHHRTHTGERPYSCEFCEQRFTEKGPLLRHIASKHQEGRPHFCHICNKTFKAIEQLRVHVRRHKGMRKFECTECGYKFTRQAHLRRHLQIHNRVENYNPRQRRLRNLVVEDESAAASSSPPSQAEAQAGPADMVNLVIQPEAVVVERVISASAGGTGGEQATYSMTDGAVSGEQTGIALTGRTDGGVEQTPFTVADVMEQTLLVTDAYPIHQSSVVVELPSSSADGKV, from the exons ATGGAGATACTTGCTGAAGGGACTTCTCACGCTCAGCGGGTGCTGTCCTTGCTCAACCAACAGAGGGGTCACGGCCACTTCTGTGATGCCATGTTGAGCACAGCGAGTGGACAGGTGCATCTGGCCCATCGCAATGTTCTGGCCTGCTTCAGCCACTTGTTCCAAGACCCCAGTTCGAAGATGTCATGTATGAAGATCGACCTGCCATTAGAGTGCCCTGATGATGGACTAGAGCTACTGCTTAACTTTTTTTACACTGGTGAACTCCAGTTAGACAACAGCAATTTAGagaagattcagaatgcagctagCGGACTATCAGTGCCGGATTCTTTTATACCTTGCCAGAGTTTGCCAGGTGTAGAGAATTTACAATCACCTGTCTCGAGTGAAGATGATAAAGACAAACCACTGTTCCCTCTCACATCTGCAGACGCTCAGCCTGATCACACCCCGAAAGGAAAGACTAGATCTTGGCAGAGGATGAAAAATAAGCCCGTAGGTTCAGAGGTCACAGCTAGCGACGATGACCCTCCTGCCTCGACGTCTACTACCACCACACGTTCTGGAAGGCGTGTAAAAGGGCCCAATCGACTAGTCGGGGAAAGTCCCATGGCTACTGTGATGAGGCAGGGAGCAGGAAGAAGAAAACCATCATCTCTAGAAGACAAAGAGCAGGAGACTTCTGCCACTGAGTACGGAGATCACCTCAAACATCAAGACATGAGTGAGACTGAG GTGGATGGATCTGTTGATAACCAAAATGACAATGATGTCGACAATGACGATGATGATGACAGTGACAGAGGTGACAGTATGGATATTCTTATTGAAGGAACTGATGAAGAGTATGTGCCTCATGATTCACCTTGCTCGACCTCAAAGACTCCACGGGGAAAGCGCAAACGACATGAAAAAAGTACCAATAAAGAGAATGGGGAAGGAACGtctaaagacagaaagaaaggcTCTGTCCAATGTCCAACATGTCATAAAACATTCCTCAGCAAGTACTACCTGAAAGTACACAACAG GAGACATACAGGAGAGAAGCCCTTTGAATGTGCTAAATGTGGGAAGTGCTATTATAGGAAGGAGAACCTGCTGGAGCATGAAGCCAGAAATTGTCTTATCAGAGCAGAAGTG GTGTTTTCGTGTTCAAAATGTACCATGACCTTTAAAAAGCGACATGAGTTGCGTCTTCACACGGTCACACACACAGGAGAGATGCCCAATAAG TGCACGTCATGCCCTGAGCAGTTCATGCAGAAGAAAGACCTCAGGATCCACATGATTAAAGTTCACGGAGCTCCCAAACCACATGCT TGTCCGCTGTGTCCCAAGTGTTTCCTGTCCCGCACTGAGCTACGTCTACACGAGGCAGCCAAGCATCGTGGTGAGaaactgtttgtgtgtgaggaGTGTGGCCATCGGGCCTCCAGCCGCAACGGCCTGCAAATGCACATCAAAGCCATTCACAG AAATGAGCGTCCTTTTGTGTGCGAGTTCTGCAATCATGCTTTTACCCAGAAAGCCAATCTCAACATGCACCTTCGAAcacatactggagagaaacctttccAGTGCCACCTCTGCGGCAAGACATTTCGGACACAAG CGAGTCTGGACAAACACCACCGCACGCATACAGGAGAACGGCCATATAGTTGTGAGTTTTGTGAGCAGCGCTTTACTGAGAAAGGCCCTCTCTTACGCCACATAGCCAGCAAACACCAAGAAGGTCGACCACACTTTTGCCACATCTGCAACAAAACCTTTAAAG CCATTGAGCAGCTCCGTGTTCATGTACGACGTCACAAAGGCATGAGAAAATTTGAGTGTACTGAATGTGGTTACAAGTTCACCAGACAG GCACATTTGCGCCGACACTTACAGATCCACAACCGTGTGGAGAACTACAACCCCAGACAGAGACGCTTGCGTAACCTGGTAGTGGAGGACGAGAGCGCAGCTGCCTCATCTAGTCCTCCCAGCCAGGCAGAAGCTCAGGCTGGACCAGCAGACATGGTTAACCTGGTTATCCAGCCAGAGGCGGTTGTGGTGGAACGGGTCATCTCAGCCTCTGCTGGAGGAACAGGAGGAGAGCAGGCCACATATTCAATGACTGATGGAGCAGTGAGTGGTGAACAGACTGGGATTGCTCTGACTGGAAGGACTGATGGTGGAGTGGAGCAGACTCCGTTCACTGTAGCAGATGTGATGGAGCAGACCCTGCTGGTGACCGATGCGTACCCCATCCATCAGTCCAGTGTGGTGGTGGAACTGCCCAGCTCTTCAGCTGATGGGAAAGTCTAA
- the klhl21 gene encoding kelch-like protein 21, with product MEKPVLQTQPSMLPFFDAAHAVNLLRGIHELRAERKFFDVTLCAEGKEFHCHRTVLAAASTYFRAMFAGTLRESVMDRVVLHEVSAELLGLLVDFCYTGRVTVTHDNVDLLLKTADLFQFPSVKEACCAFLEQRLDVSNCLEIQDFAEAYACRELAASSRRFVLKNIVELAKSMDFERLSWKRLLEFVSDDGLCVDKEETAYQIAVRWVKADLQHRLHYWPELLQQIRLPFVRRFYLLAHVESDPLVYLSPACLRLVSEARSFQSYEYDRHDRPSHRMRPRPSTGLAEILVVVGGCDQDCDELVTVDCYNPQTGQWRYLAEFPDHLGGGYSIAALGNDIYVTGGSDGSRLYDCVWRYNSSVNEWTEVSPMLKAREYHSSCVLKGQLYVVASDSTERYDHTLDCWEALPPMPHAMDNCSTTVCRGRLYAIGSLTGEDTMAIQCYDAESNRWSLANSGELPLWSFAPKSVTLNGLIYFVRDDSAEVDVYNPQKNEWDKISPMTQVHVGGSVAVLGGRLYVSGGYDNTFELSDVVEVYDPSTRSWTPAGRLPQPTFWHGSVSIFRQFMPLVPSTFEPIDIPEANAIHLHRHHRNQALHNHNNNVNQNRNQDVNEVH from the exons ATGGAGAAACCAGTTTTACAAACGCAGCCCTCTATGCTGCCCTTCTTCGATGCGGCCCATGCTGTCAACTTGCTCCGTGGCATCCACGAGCTCCGCGCCGAGCGCAAGTTCTTCGATGTCACTTTGTGTGCTGAAGGCAAAGAGTTCCACTGCCATCGAACTGTGCTAGCAGCTGCCAGCACCTACTTCCGTGCCATGTTTGCTGGTACACTGCGAGAGAGCGTCATGGACCGTGTGGTGCTACACGAAGTATCGGCTGAACTGTTGGGCCTCCTGGTGGACTTTTGCTACACGGGTCGTGTGACCGTCACGCACGACAACGTGGACCTCCTGCTCAAGACGGCGGACCTCTTCCAGTTCCCATCCGTCAAAGAAGCCTGCTGTGCATTCCTGGAGCAGAGACTTGATGTTTCCAACTGCTTGGAAATCCAGGACTTCGCAGAGGCTTACGCCTGTCGTGAACTAGCAGCTAGTTCTCGCCGTTTCGTGCTGAAGAACATTGTGGAGCTGGCGAAGAGCATGGACTTTGAACGATTGTCGTGGAAGAGGCTGCTGGAGTTTGTGTCTGATGACGGACTGTGTGTGGATAAGGAAGAAACGGCGTACCAGATTGCTGTCCGTTGGGTTAAAGCTGACTTGCAGCACCGATTGCATTACTGGCCTGAGTTATTGCAGCAAATACGCCTGCCGTTTGTTCGCCGTTTCTATCTTCTGGCCCATGTGGAGAGTGATCCACTGGTCTACTTGTCGCCAGCCTGTTTACGGTTAGTCAGTGAGGCACGCAGCTTTCAGTCTTACGAATATGACCGCCATGACCGACCCAGCCATCGAATGCGCCCACGTCCGTCCACCGGCCTGGCCGAAATTCTGGTGGTGGTAGGAGGATGTGATCAAGACTGTGATGAGCTTGTTACTGTGGATTGTTACAACCCACAGACCGGACAGTGGAGATACTTAGCAGAATTCCCAGACCACCTTGGAGGTGGCTACAGCATAGCCGCCCTGGGCAATGACATTTATGTGACAG GTGGCTCAGATGGATCACGTCTGTATGATTGTGTTTGGCGATACAACTCGAGTGTGAATGAGTGGACGGAGGTCTCCCCCATGCTGAAAGCCAGAGAGTACCACAGCTCCTGCGTCCTGAAGGGTCAACTCTATGTGGTAGCCTCTGACAGCACAGAGCGCTACGATCATACTCTAGACTGCTGGGAGGCCCTTCCGCCCATGCCACATGCCATGGATAACTGTTCTACTACGGTGTGTAGGGGACGACTATATGCCATTGGCTCCTTAACCGGAGAGGACACAATGGCAATTCAGTGCTACGATGCTGAAAGCAACCGCTGGTCACTAGCGAACAGTGGAGAACTGCCTCTGTGGTCCTTTGCCCCCAAATCAGTGACCCTAAATGGGTTGATCTATTTTGTAAG GGATGATTCGGCAGAAGTAGATGTCTACAACCCACAGAAAAACGAATGGGATAAGATTAGTCCCATGACACAA GTTCATGTTGGAGGCAGTGTAGCAGTTCTGGGTGGTCGACTCTATGTGTCCGGTGGCTATGACAACACTTTTGAGCTATCTGACGTGGTGGAGGTCTACGACCCCTCTACTCGATCTTGGACCCCAGCTGGCCGGCTCCCCCAGCCCACCTTCTGGCATGGAAGTGTCAGCATATTCCGACAGTTCATGCCTCTTGTTCCAAGCACCTTTGAACCCATCGACATACCTGAGGCCAACGCCATCCACCTCCACAGACACCACCGCAACCAGGCACTTCACAACCACAACAATAATGTCAATCAGAACCGCAACCAAGATGTCAATGAAGTGCATTGA